A stretch of DNA from Streptomyces rubradiris:
CTGGGTACCGGAGACCCGCTCCGCCTGGGCCCGTACCGCGTCCTCGGCGTGCTCGGCGAGGGCGGCATGGGCAAGGTGTACGTGGGACAGGACAGTGACGGGCGGTCGGCCGCGGTGAAGGTCCTGCACCGCCATCTGGCGGACGATCCGCACCTCGGTCAGCGCTTCGTGCGCGAGGCCCGGATGGCCCAGGCGGTCGGCAGCCCGGGAGTGGCCAGGGTCCTGGACGCACAGACCGAGGGCGGGCGCCCGTGGATCGCGACCGAGTTCCTCAGCGGCCCGGACCTCGAAGACGTGATCCGCGCGTACGGCCCGCTGGACGAGAACGGGGTGCGCGCGCTCGCGGCGGCACTCGCGCTCACGCTGCGGGACATCCACGCCGCCGGTCTGGTGCACCGCGATCTGAAGCCGGCCAACGTGGTGCTCACCTCGGGGGGCCCGCGCGTCATCGACTTCGGCATAGCCCGCCCCGAGCACGGCCTGACCCTCACCACCACCGGGCAGGTGCCGGTCACCCCCGGGTACGGGGCGCCGGAACAGGCTCTGGGGCAGCGGGTGGGCCCGGCCGCCGACGTCTTCTCGCTGGGTGCCCTGCTGGTGTACGCGGCGAGCGGGCGACGGGCGTTCACCGGCTCGCACGTCGCCGCGGTGCAGTACGAGGTCGTCCACGGCGCACCGCGCATGGACGGGGTCCCGCCCGTCCTCCAGCCGCTCATCGGCCCGTGCCTGGCCAAGGATCCCGCGCACCGGCCCGCCCCGGAGGCGATCGCGCATGCCTTCGCCCCGCCGCCCGGCGCCGACCGCGTGTGGCGCTCCGGCGCGCTGGCCGAGGAGGTACGGCGCCGGGAACGCGCCCTGCACGAGCTGACCACCCTGCCGGGAACGGGCGTCACCCCGCGCGGGGCCTCGCGGCGCCGCGTGCTGACGGCCCTCGCGGTCGGCGGCCCGGTCGCCCTCGCCGGCGGGGGTGCGGCGACGTGGTGGTTCCTGCGCGGCAGCGGCGAGGACCCCTTCGACATCCCGCCCGCCGCCGCGACCCCGAAGGCACGCCTGCTGTCGGCGGAAAAGGGGGATTACGTCCTCGGTCAGGCACCCGCCCCGCTGTGGAGCCGCCCCTCCGCCATCGGCTCCGGCTCCCCTGCCCCGCTGCCCGTACGGGACGTCCTGGTCGTCGGCGATCCCAAGGGCGGCATCACGGCGCACGGCGTGGTGGACGGCAAACCCCGCTGGTCCGCCCCCGAAGCGAGGGCGAAAGGCCGTTTCGTCTCGCTCTCCGACCGCCTGATAGCCGCCGTGGACGGCGAGGGCACGCTGCGGACCTTCGTCGCGTCCACCGGCGCCCCCAAGTGGACGGCGCCCGCCGAGGCCGCCAGTGTCCTCGCGGCCGACGCGGAGGCGGTGTACGTCGTCACCCGGGACGGCCGACTGCGCGCGGTGGGCCGCTCCGACGCGCGGATCCGCTGGACCGCGAAGCCCGGTACGGACCTCGGTGCTGCGGGCACGGCGCGGGGCGTCGCGGCCCGGGGCGTCCTGGCCGTCGCGACGGAGGCGGGGCACGTGCTCGCCGTCGACACGCGCACCGGCCGGCAGCGGTGGCTGCTGCGCGACCAGGACGACGACAGACCGGCGATCACGGCGTCGGGCGGGACCCTGTTCGTGAGCGGCAGCCCGTACTTCACCGCCCGTCGCATCACCGACGGCAAGCAGCTGTGGCGCCCCGACCTGAGACGGGCGGACGGCACCAAGGTGTTCTGGGGCCCCGCGGCGGTCCACGGCCCCTACGTCTTCGCGGCGGCGCTCGGGGCGCCGCTCCGTTTCGACATCAAGGACGGCAAGCAGAGCGGCTGGCCCTACGACCTCCAGCAGCTGTGCGACCCGTACAGCCCGCTGGTGGTCCAGGGCCACGGCTTCTGGTCGGTCGCCGTCAACACGAAGGAGGGCGCGGTCAACGTCCTCAACGTGGTCGACGGACCGGACGGCGGCAGCCTCTCCAGGGACCCCGACTCCATGCTGAACAAGACGACCTGGAGTTTCCGCGTCATCAAGAACCCCGACGACTACTGGCTGACGGCCGACGCCAACCGCGTGTTCCTGGTGGACGGCGGCACGCTCACGGCACTACCGGTGTTCTGACCGCACGACGCCCCGCGGGGTCAGGGCTGGGCGGCCGTCCGCACGCTGCCGCAGCCGCGCTGCTTCGCCTCGTGGGCGGCGAAGGCCGTCAGGGCCGAGCGGGCGAAGGAGTCGGAGTAGTGCGGGACCAGGTAGCCGCCGGTGTCCTCGTCGTAGAGGCGGTACAGCGCGAACACGGCGGGCTGGGCCGACCGGCACGTCGAGGTGGCCCAGGTGTAGTCGTGCTCGCCGTAGGGCCCGGTCGCCGCCTTCAGTGCCGCTTCCTCACTGGCCAGGAAGTCCTTGGCCGACGCGCCGTAGTAGGCGTACAGGCCGTAGCCCGGCTTTCCGGCCTTCGTGACCAGGTAGCAGTTGACCTGCGGCGTGTCGGGGTCCGCCGGGTACTCCAGGACGTCCGGGGTGCCGTTGCGTGCCGCCTCCGTGTCGCGCAGCGCCGCGCACGAGCCGTCGGCCTGCCGCAGCGGCTCGGCCGCGCCGGACCGGCCCAGGAGGCCCGGGGACAGGCCGGTGATCCGCTGGCCGGCTTCCACCTGGCAGCCGTGCTTCTCCGCGGCCTCGCGGGCGGTCTCGGTGGTCACCTGCCCGAGACCGGTCAGGGTCGTACTGTTCGCCACCCCGAGCAGGTCACCGTAGGCGACCAGGGCCTTGTTCCGCTGGTTCACGCAGTCGAGCGCGACCATGACCTGGTAGGTGCCGCTCTCGTGGCGGAGGACGCCCGGCCAGCCGTGCCCCAGGGGCGCCGCCCGGTCCCGGACGCCGTTGTAGTTCGCGTTGTACCAGACGAGGGTCGACGCGGGGGCTTTCGAGGTGCTCCAGCGCAGCTTCACTTCCAGCGCACCGCGCTCCGCCCCGGATGCCTCGGTGCGGACGCGGCAGGAGGCCAGGTAGTCGCCGTCGTCCAGGTCCTCCGCGCTCAGCCGCGACGAGTGCAGCGCCGCGCTGAGCCCGCCCTGTGCCAGCGAGCCGTCGCACGCCCGGTCCGCGGAGTCGTCGTCGCCTCCCGAGCCGATGACCCCGGTGCCGTAGAGGACGAGCCCCAGAAGTGCCAGGACCAGCAGGAGGGCTCCCGCGTACCACCCGGCGTGCCTGGGCCGGAGTCCGGATTTCGTCTGCATCGTGCTCATTCTGTCGGGTCGTGCCGACCCAGACGGCGCCTGGGTGACGAAGATTTACATAAGCTATAAATATAAAAGCGCTATGCTTCGGCCATGAGTCGTCAAGACACCGCTCCTGGCGCGTCCGCCGCCATCGGGGCAGCCCTCTACAGCCTGGCCACCAGGGCCGCGAGGCGCCTGCCCCGGGACATGAGCCTGACGTCCGCCGCCACCCTGGCCACCCTGGACCGGACCGGCCCGCGGCGCGTCACCGATCTGGCCGCGGTCGAGGGCGTCACCCAGCCCGCGATGACCGCCCTGGTCCGGGTGCTGGAGGAGTCCGGCCTGGTCGAACGGCGGGACGACCCGTCCGACAAGCGGGTCAAGCTGGTGTGCCTGACCGAGGCCGGCGCCTCCTATGTCCGGGCGCGCCGCCAGGCGGGCGTCCACGCGTTCGAACGGTTGATCGGCAAGCTCACCGGCGACGAGATCGAGGCGCTGGCGGCGGCCCTTCCGGCGCTGAGGCATCTGGCAGAACTCGAAAGCCAGGACCGCGAAGAGCGGAAGCGGTGACCGGACAGCCGGTCGGCGGGGGCGCGGCGAAGGCGTTACCGGTGGCGCGTTCCGAGGCGCGGCCGCTCGTCCCCGCCCTGATGTTCATCGCTCTGGTCGTGGCGGCGGTCGGCAGCCTCGGGACGCCGCTCATCACCAGCGTGGCGACCTCGTTCCACGTCTCGCTCGGCAGCGCGCAGTGGACGCTGACCGTCGCGCTGCTCAGCGGTGCCGTCGCCACGCCGGTCCTGGGCCGGCTCGGAGCCGGTCCGCACCGGCGGGCCACCATCCTCGCCACGCTGGCGGTCGTCGTCGCCGGCAGCGCGCTCACCGTGCTGCCGCTGCCGTTCGCGTGGCTGCTGGCAGGCCGGGCGGCCCAGGGCATCGGGCTCGGGCTGACGGCGCTGATGATGGGCGTGGCCCGGGACCACCTCCCCGAGGAGCGCGGCGCGGCCGTGATCGCCCTGATCTCGGTGGTGTCGATCATCGGGGCCGGGGTCGGCTACCCGCTGGCCGCACTGCTCGCCGAGTTCGGCGGGGTACGGGCCGCCTACGGCCTCGGCCTGGTCGTCACCGCCGCCGCCCTCCTGACCGCGTGGCGCTCCATACCCGAAGCCCCCGAAGGCCGCTCCGCCCACGTGGACGTGGCAGGCGCGGTCGTCCTGGCCGCCGCGCTGCTCCTGGTACTGCTCCTCGCCGGCGAACGGAGCCTGTGGACCCGGCACCTCGCCGTGGCGGCGGGCCTCGCCGTCGTCGCGGTGGTGCTGCTCTGCGTCTGGGCCGTCATCGAGCTGCGCGGCACCACGCCCCTGGTCGGTGTACGGGCGGTGCGGCACCCGGCGGTCGCCGGGGCGAACCTCGCCATGTTCGTCGGCGGGATCGGCATGTACCTCCTGCTCACGCTCATCACCCGGTACGCGCAGACGCCACACGGCGCCGGCTACGGCTTCGGGCTGACGACCTTCGTCGCCGGGCTCGTCCTCGTCCCGTTCTCGGTGCTCGGGTTCGTCGCCGGCAAGCTCACACCGCGGCTCCGGACGCGGATCGCCGGCCCCCTGCTCCTGGCAGGCAGCGCCGTCGTGGTCGGCGGCGGGTTCGCCCTGTTCGCGGCGGCCCGGTCGGACCTGGCCGAACTGTTCACGGCGATGGGCGTGCTCGGCTTCGGCGTCGGCGGCTTCTCGGCCGCGATGCCCGGCGTCATCCTGGCCGTCACCCCCAAGAGCGAGACGTCGAGCGCCATGAGCTTCAACTACGTCGTCCGCAGCGTCGGGTACTCCCTGGGCAGCGCCATCGGCGGCCTGATCCTCGCCGCGGGCACCCGCCCCGGCCGACTCTTCCCCGACGACAGCGCCTACACCACCGCGGCGCTGGCCGGCCTCGGCGCCATGGCGATCACGACGCTGACAAGCCTCGCTCTCGCCCGCCGACGCGTGTCCGAGACCAACCCGTAAGTCAGATGCACTCATCCCACACTGGAGGTTCCATGCCCAAGGGCTACTGGGTCAGCGTCTACCGCACCATTTCGGACCCCGAGAAGCTGGCCGCCTACAACAAGCTCGCCCGCCTGGCCGTCGAGGCCGGGGGCGGCCGGACCTTCGTCCTCGGCGGTCGGGTCGAGGCGTACGACGCCGGAATCGCCGAGCGCACCGTCCTGGTCGAGTTCGACAGCTACGAGCAGGCCGTCGCGACGCGCGAGAGCGCGGCCTACCAGGAGGCGCTGGCCGCCCTCGCCGACGGCGTCGAACGCGACTTCCGCATAGTCGAAGGCATCGACTGACCGAGGTCCGTCTCTCAGCGTTTGCCTCGGTCAGCCGCGCGAAGCGTAGGCCACGAAGTCGGCCCAGGCGGCCGGGGCGACGGTGAGGCACGGGCCCTCGGTGTTCTTGGAGTCGCGGATGTGGATGGTGGAGGGGGTGGGGGCGACTTCGAGGCAGTCATGGCCATTGCTACTGCTGCTGTAGCTGCTCTTGGACCAGGAGAGGGCCGCCTCGACGCAGTCGTGTCCATTGCTGCTGTCGCTGTAGCTGCTCTTGAACCAGCGGAGTTCCGGGGTGCTCATAGTTCTCCCAGCGCTTTCTCGATGATGTCCAGAGACTCCTCTGGTGGGAGCGCCTGAGCCCGGATGATGCCATAGCGCAGGTCGAGGACGCGGAGCTGCCTCGGGTTCGAGACGGGTCGACCCGAGAAGTCACCGTCGGTACGGCCCATTCCCGTACCATCAGCGAACTTCAGCACTTGGATGCGGCCTCCCGTGCCAGGGTGATTCGCGCGACTGGTCGGCATCACCTGAAGCTCTACGAACGGCAACTGGGCCACCTCCAGCATGTGTTCGAGCTGCCGACGCAGCACCATTTTGTCCCCGACCGGACGCCGGAGCGTCACCTCTTCCTGGACGAAACTCAGCTCGGGTGCGGGCGAGCGGTCGAAGACGGACTTGCGGGCCATCCTGGCACCCACCATGCGCTCCAACTGGTCGGGCGAGTAAGCCGGGCGCCAAGTGCGAAGCAGCGCTCGCGCGTACTCCTCCGTCTGCAACAGCCCGTGGATGTTGTGGTTGCTGTAGAGGAGCATCTCCACCGCCCGCCCCTCCAGTTCCGCCAGCTCCCGTACCTTCTTCGGGTACCGCGCCTTCCTCATGTCCTCCCGGAAGGCCCGTAGATGCCCTTGGGCCTTCAGGAACGTGTCCGCGTTGTCCAGGAACTCGGGCCTCGGGATACGCGCCCCGCGTTCGATCTTGCGGATCATGTCCTCGCCGTAGCCCAGGGCCTCCGCCAGTTCGGGGACGCTCACGCCGGCCGACTCGCGGCAGACCTTGAGCAGTCGGCCCACCGCCTGGACGACCGGCTCGATCTCGTCGCCCGGCTCGACGTCCCAACCGGCCTCGTCCACACCCTCACTCATGGCTCCTCCTTCGGCGCGCAGCTTTACCCGTACAACGCCGGAGACAGCCGAGACAGCCGAGACAAAACGGGAGACAGTGACTGTACGTACAGGCGTTGTCACTCCCCTACGGAACCAGCCTTCGCCACGCTCTGTGATGTGAACCAAGAAATGGGTGCCCCTGAAAATCACCTCACCGGCCACATCCCCACCTTCGACATCCGGCTGTCCCCCACACCCCGCGGTGCCCGACTCGCCCGGCTGCTCGCCGAACAGCATCTGCGCTCGTGGGGGCTGCCGGTGGAGCAGGTGACGCAGATCGTCGCCGAGCTGGCCGCGAACGCCGTCACGCACGGTCGCGTACCCGGCCGGGACTTCCAGCTCCTGATCTACGTCGTCGGCCACACGCTCCGTATCGAGGTCACCGACACCCGCGACGACCGTCTCCCCCGGCTGCGACTCCCGAGCGAGGACGGGGAGGCCGGGCGCGGACTGCTCCTCGTGGAGGCGCTGGCCGACAGGTGGGGCGTAGCCGTGGGTCGTCGCCCGCGCAAGACGGTGTGGGCCGAGGTGACCCTCCCGCACCGGGACCCGGCGGACCGTGCTCCGGTGACACGGGCGGCAATTCCCCAAGGAACACCAGGGTGAAAGAACCCCACCAAGCCCCACCCCTCCCGCCCACGGAGCAAACTCACTCAGGAGGGTGAACATCACCAACTTGGCTGGATTTGGGGCTGGTTGTCTGCCCTACGCTCAGCGCAACACCACCGCAGACATGAGTCGGCCCTCGCCGGGAGTAGCGTTCCCAATGCGAGGGCCTGACCACCGAGGAAGGCATGAACTTCCCGATGGATATCGAAGACCCTAGCGCGCCCGCGCGCACCCAGTCCCGCGTTACCGCAAACAACCACCCGAACCGGGGCCCTCACACCGGCGGACTCGTCCACGACCACACCCGCCACACCACCCGCTTCACGGTGATCGGCAACCACCTCGTCCAGCACGCGGAGTTGTCACTCCTCGCGATCGGCCTGGCGTGCCACATCCAGTCGCTGCCACCGGGTGCCCGCGTCGACATCAAGACCCTGGCCGCGCGGTTCCCCGAGGGCGCGATCCGCATCGCGGCGGCCCTGCGGGAGCTGGAGACCTATGGCTACCTGCGCCGCGAACGCACCCGCGTCCCCGGCGGCCGGATCGTCACCCGCACGATCTCCTGCAACCAGCCCGGCCGCCGCGCCGAGGACCCACCCGCACCCCGGCGTCGGCAACAACCCCGCCGTACAGCCCTCCCGGCCGTACCGAAACCCGCGTACCCCTCCCCGGAGCTACTCCGCCTGGCCACGGACGTCCTGGCGGGCCTGCGCCGCAGGGACCCCCGCCTGCTCCTGTCCGCCACGGAGGCCGAACACCTGGCCCCAGGGGTAGCGGCCTGGCTGGAACGCGACGTGCCCCCCACGGCCGTACGCGAGGCCCTGACCAGCAACCTCCCCCCGGACCCCCTGACCCGCCCGGCAGCCCTCCTGGCCCACCGCCTGACGACGGGCCTCCCCCCGCTTCCCCCCTACCGCACCCCCGAACCACCCCCACCGGTCCGCCACCCCCTCCAGACCTGCGAAACCTGCGACCGAGCCTTCCGATCCCCCGATCCCGGCCACTGCCGCGACTGCCGGACCGGCGTGCTGGAGGCCGCGTAAGGTGCGGCCCAACCACTACCGAGCCCTGCGTGATGCCCTCCGCTCGATGGAAGACACCCTCCCCGGCAAGTTCGAGATCACCTGGGAGGGAATCGTCCACGACCTGATCTCGCCCAACGGCCACCACGAGCTGACCCGACTGCTTCTCCGTAAGCATCTGGAGAAGGTCATGCCGGACGAGTTGCTGGCCCACAACGGCACCCCGGACGTGGAGGACGAGCCCGGGAACATCCTGCGGCACCCCGACGTGACGGTGATCGCCTGGGAAGACCTCGACACCGAAGGCTCCATCGACCCCCGTACCGTCCTCGCCGCCATCGAGATCGTCTCCCGGTCCAACCCGGACAACGACTGGGTGGGCAAGGTGCGCGACTACGCCCTGATGGGCATCCCCGTCTACGCGGTCTTCGATCCACGCACCGG
This window harbors:
- a CDS encoding serine/threonine-protein kinase produces the protein MKPLGTGDPLRLGPYRVLGVLGEGGMGKVYVGQDSDGRSAAVKVLHRHLADDPHLGQRFVREARMAQAVGSPGVARVLDAQTEGGRPWIATEFLSGPDLEDVIRAYGPLDENGVRALAAALALTLRDIHAAGLVHRDLKPANVVLTSGGPRVIDFGIARPEHGLTLTTTGQVPVTPGYGAPEQALGQRVGPAADVFSLGALLVYAASGRRAFTGSHVAAVQYEVVHGAPRMDGVPPVLQPLIGPCLAKDPAHRPAPEAIAHAFAPPPGADRVWRSGALAEEVRRRERALHELTTLPGTGVTPRGASRRRVLTALAVGGPVALAGGGAATWWFLRGSGEDPFDIPPAAATPKARLLSAEKGDYVLGQAPAPLWSRPSAIGSGSPAPLPVRDVLVVGDPKGGITAHGVVDGKPRWSAPEARAKGRFVSLSDRLIAAVDGEGTLRTFVASTGAPKWTAPAEAASVLAADAEAVYVVTRDGRLRAVGRSDARIRWTAKPGTDLGAAGTARGVAARGVLAVATEAGHVLAVDTRTGRQRWLLRDQDDDRPAITASGGTLFVSGSPYFTARRITDGKQLWRPDLRRADGTKVFWGPAAVHGPYVFAAALGAPLRFDIKDGKQSGWPYDLQQLCDPYSPLVVQGHGFWSVAVNTKEGAVNVLNVVDGPDGGSLSRDPDSMLNKTTWSFRVIKNPDDYWLTADANRVFLVDGGTLTALPVF
- a CDS encoding MarR family winged helix-turn-helix transcriptional regulator, whose product is MSRQDTAPGASAAIGAALYSLATRAARRLPRDMSLTSAATLATLDRTGPRRVTDLAAVEGVTQPAMTALVRVLEESGLVERRDDPSDKRVKLVCLTEAGASYVRARRQAGVHAFERLIGKLTGDEIEALAAALPALRHLAELESQDREERKR
- a CDS encoding MFS transporter — protein: MTGQPVGGGAAKALPVARSEARPLVPALMFIALVVAAVGSLGTPLITSVATSFHVSLGSAQWTLTVALLSGAVATPVLGRLGAGPHRRATILATLAVVVAGSALTVLPLPFAWLLAGRAAQGIGLGLTALMMGVARDHLPEERGAAVIALISVVSIIGAGVGYPLAALLAEFGGVRAAYGLGLVVTAAALLTAWRSIPEAPEGRSAHVDVAGAVVLAAALLLVLLLAGERSLWTRHLAVAAGLAVVAVVLLCVWAVIELRGTTPLVGVRAVRHPAVAGANLAMFVGGIGMYLLLTLITRYAQTPHGAGYGFGLTTFVAGLVLVPFSVLGFVAGKLTPRLRTRIAGPLLLAGSAVVVGGGFALFAAARSDLAELFTAMGVLGFGVGGFSAAMPGVILAVTPKSETSSAMSFNYVVRSVGYSLGSAIGGLILAAGTRPGRLFPDDSAYTTAALAGLGAMAITTLTSLALARRRVSETNP
- a CDS encoding DUF1330 domain-containing protein, encoding MPKGYWVSVYRTISDPEKLAAYNKLARLAVEAGGGRTFVLGGRVEAYDAGIAERTVLVEFDSYEQAVATRESAAYQEALAALADGVERDFRIVEGID
- a CDS encoding DUF397 domain-containing protein, whose amino-acid sequence is MSTPELRWFKSSYSDSSNGHDCVEAALSWSKSSYSSSSNGHDCLEVAPTPSTIHIRDSKNTEGPCLTVAPAAWADFVAYASRG
- a CDS encoding helix-turn-helix domain-containing protein is translated as MSEGVDEAGWDVEPGDEIEPVVQAVGRLLKVCRESAGVSVPELAEALGYGEDMIRKIERGARIPRPEFLDNADTFLKAQGHLRAFREDMRKARYPKKVRELAELEGRAVEMLLYSNHNIHGLLQTEEYARALLRTWRPAYSPDQLERMVGARMARKSVFDRSPAPELSFVQEEVTLRRPVGDKMVLRRQLEHMLEVAQLPFVELQVMPTSRANHPGTGGRIQVLKFADGTGMGRTDGDFSGRPVSNPRQLRVLDLRYGIIRAQALPPEESLDIIEKALGEL
- a CDS encoding ATP-binding protein → MNQEMGAPENHLTGHIPTFDIRLSPTPRGARLARLLAEQHLRSWGLPVEQVTQIVAELAANAVTHGRVPGRDFQLLIYVVGHTLRIEVTDTRDDRLPRLRLPSEDGEAGRGLLLVEALADRWGVAVGRRPRKTVWAEVTLPHRDPADRAPVTRAAIPQGTPG
- a CDS encoding helix-turn-helix domain-containing protein: MDIEDPSAPARTQSRVTANNHPNRGPHTGGLVHDHTRHTTRFTVIGNHLVQHAELSLLAIGLACHIQSLPPGARVDIKTLAARFPEGAIRIAAALRELETYGYLRRERTRVPGGRIVTRTISCNQPGRRAEDPPAPRRRQQPRRTALPAVPKPAYPSPELLRLATDVLAGLRRRDPRLLLSATEAEHLAPGVAAWLERDVPPTAVREALTSNLPPDPLTRPAALLAHRLTTGLPPLPPYRTPEPPPPVRHPLQTCETCDRAFRSPDPGHCRDCRTGVLEAA
- a CDS encoding Uma2 family endonuclease, translating into MRPNHYRALRDALRSMEDTLPGKFEITWEGIVHDLISPNGHHELTRLLLRKHLEKVMPDELLAHNGTPDVEDEPGNILRHPDVTVIAWEDLDTEGSIDPRTVLAAIEIVSRSNPDNDWVGKVRDYALMGIPVYAVFDPRTGTGAVFTDIHPTPAGPRYATRKDFVYGENVTIADWTIPTQGLPLYDRTT